From a single Natranaerobius trueperi genomic region:
- the tnpB gene encoding IS66 family insertion sequence element accessory protein TnpB (TnpB, as the term is used for proteins encoded by IS66 family insertion elements, is considered an accessory protein, since TnpC, encoded by a neighboring gene, is a DDE family transposase.), protein MLTETSVERVYLAVGKTDLRKSIDGLAVLVQQSFELDPFSPCLFAFCNRKKDKIKILYWDSSGFWLYYHRLEEGKFQWPDDTTTQTVSISYRQLRWLLDGLALDQREAHNQVTKNKIL, encoded by the coding sequence ATGCTAACAGAAACCAGTGTAGAAAGAGTCTACCTGGCAGTTGGTAAAACTGATTTGAGAAAGTCAATAGATGGTTTGGCAGTGTTAGTACAACAGAGCTTTGAATTAGATCCATTCTCTCCATGCCTGTTCGCTTTCTGTAATCGCAAAAAAGACAAGATTAAAATACTCTACTGGGACTCATCGGGCTTTTGGCTGTACTACCATAGATTAGAAGAAGGTAAATTCCAGTGGCCCGATGATACAACTACACAGACAGTAAGCATAAGCTACCGTCAACTACGCTGGTTACTCGACGGGTTAGCTTTAGATCAACGAGAGGCTCATAACCAAGTAACTAAGAATAAAATTTTGTAA
- the tnpA gene encoding IS66 family insertion sequence element accessory protein TnpA has protein sequence MSQPKNKYERRRESWKQHIAEFRSSGMTTREWCNTHNLSITKLRYWLRKYKDEDLNNHNNTSDTQWLPLKVDDASQVEKKDTSQMTVKVGQASIEVGSDFDKQLLKDLVRTLSELC, from the coding sequence ATGTCACAACCTAAAAACAAATATGAAAGGCGAAGAGAAAGCTGGAAACAGCACATAGCCGAGTTCAGATCTAGCGGCATGACCACTAGAGAATGGTGCAATACACACAATTTAAGCATCACTAAACTGCGTTACTGGCTCAGAAAATACAAAGATGAAGATTTAAATAATCACAATAATACATCTGATACTCAGTGGCTTCCGCTGAAAGTTGATGATGCCAGCCAGGTAGAAAAAAAAGACACTTCCCAGATGACAGTAAAAGTTGGTCAGGCTTCCATAGAAGTAGGATCTGATTTTGATAAACAATTACTAAAAGATTTAGTCAGGACTCTTTCGGAACTATGCTAA